The DNA sequence tattATTGGTTAACTTTTGCAATTCGTGTAAGGCATGGAAAACTATTTAAATACCCATCGCCATAAGTGATGCAAAACCTGACATTAGCAGCTGTTAATATACAAAATAGCCCTAAAATTTTATCATGATTGCAGGTAAGGCGCATTTTAAGCTTATTATTTCATGTATATGTATGTGTGTTGTGTTTTCATTTAGCTGCGGTACATGGATAGCAGAGAAGATGAGCAACTCAGAGGAATTACAATGAAATCAAGTGCAAtctctttgcttttttcaaaAGGTTTGTTAAGATGCGATTTGTGGCaatgttttggaaaaaataacatCTATTGTGAGATGGTGCTGTTCGTCAATTTAAAGTAAACTGAGATAAATGCAGCATCTGAGGAGCTCAAATGTTTTTAGAGTGCAACTCTGCTACAAGGATGCACAGAGTTAACAGATGACCTTCTAGGTGTTGTGAGggtcataataatattatctttAGCATCATGGTAAAAATATATTGAAGAGTAGCTTTGCTCCAGTGATGAAAGCACCCTAATTGAGCCACCAATAGGCCATTAGACTAGATTTGGTTTCATCTTATTTTCCCATACATTGTGTTGACTTTGTTGATAGTTCTTTCCGCTTTTGTTTATACAAGAAGTagtcttctttttcctttctgttgCTAAAGCTCAcccatttttttctgatttctgaataataaattaacattAGAAATGTCTGTCCTGCACAATTAGCAATTTTAATACATAGAGAGTAATACATGGGTGTGGAGTTTCTCTTTTAGTGTTCAACTAATGATGCCTCACAAGTGAGTCACTCATATGAGGCAGGACTGTGAATGGAGAATGCTTTGCCATTCATTAATGGCACTTCTTAGCATAGCGAGTGACGTGTCAAGACCTGAATCACAAACACATGTAAAATTATAGAATGATTTTTCACTCTTAGCAGAGCGAGTGATGTGTCAAGGGCTGATTCACAATCACAAACACATGTAAAATTATAGAATGATTTTTCACTCAAGGAGATAggtttttttctcagtggtggaaatccctataatGCATTCTAGTTTATTTAATAAATAGATTTACTTGTACAAGCTTAAGGTGAATGAACAAAGTGCTTGTCCTCATTTGTTACTCAATAGTATAATCTAATGTTCTTATCTTCTCTTTAATTTTCCCgtcagaaaacaaagaatttatAGTAAATCTTATTGACTCTCCTGGCCATGTGGATTTCTCCAGTGAGGCAAGCAATACTTTGTTGTCATACATTTACTTTAATGTTTGGCTCAATATGATAACgtattaataagtaatttattttattacatgacAGTTTGGAATTGATTTGCACAGGGCTCTGCAAATCAATTCTTGTCGGAGATTTCAAGAGTATGTATGCATCCAAATAGAATGCTATTAAAAAGTACTTTTAGTTGCAAGTcctattaattattaaaactaAAGAGTATAAAAACCAATGTAAGTAATTGCTTTTTTATTAAATGTTGAATCTAGAACAATTTGCTctcattttgtaatttttttgcttaatttcaATTCTATAGGTTTCAACTGCTGTTCGACTGTGTGATGGTGCAATTGTTGTCGTAGATGTAGTGGAAGGAGTGTGTCCACAGGTTATGAGTTATGTGCTTCATTTTGCATTTGTACAAAAACAGTTGTTTAAGTACTTTTCATCCAAATTCATTTAATACTCTGAGGATTAAGGAGTAGGAATAAACTGGAGTAATGAAGTGCCTTTGAATTAAGTGAACTGTTAAGtattattataatagttatttatgatgataatacaggaattttccatgtaatagttattttttaatagGTGACAGTTCCATTGCATCTTTAAATCCTTAATATCTTTGGAAGAAATCTCACTGAAACTGGATTGTTCAGTTTCCAGTTGATTAAACTCCAGCCAAGTGAAACAATCAATCTTTAATTGTCAAATTTTAGACCCACGTGGTGTTGCGGCAAGCTTGGTTAGAAAATATTAGACCATGTCTGGTGTTGAATAAAATAGACCGGCTTATAACAGAGCTGAAGTATTCTCCTACAGAGGCACACTTTCATTTGCAACAGACTCTTGAAAAGGTGGGTGATTTTTGTGACTCTGAAGAACACGTCCAAGCGGCCTCTTAGTTTTTAGAGAACAAGAATTAGTAGTCTCAAGTCTTAGCGATGttcttttaattaataaatatgATACAGAAACTGGATTAAGTGCCCTGGAGCCATGCCTGAGTGGCTCATGTATGAGTTTGCCTTTCCATAATATTTCAGTTTggcataataaattaataacaagAGGAATAAtcagtttattttcaagagtCTCTGTGGATTTCAGCCAATCCCAGTTGCCCTATTAATTAAGAGGCTACACTAGAAATAAATCGCAAGAAATGTTGATTtatggtgagaggggaaaaccgttGGTTGTCTACTCTGCCTCAAGAAgattttcccctctcaccataaagcaattttgatttcttgtgATTTAGTTTATAAGTCTCCGTGGATTTCAGCCAAGAGCTGTGCTCTTTTAATTGAGGAGGCTGCAAATAAAACTAAATCACAGCAATTAAACTCCAAGTTTGGTTTCTAGTGAGAGGAGAAAGCTGGAGTACCTACTCAGGGAAAAACTTCTTAAGACAGAGTATAGAATCAGCAAGCTTGACCAATTTATAGTGTCATGATTAGATTCGAATTAGCGGACAGTCATTTTTTGCCCTCCAGAAATGGTTACACTATAAATCTGAAACTTGTTTTTAGGCTTGTGgctatttcttatttttaaacaCCGAGCGAATTGCATGGATATTAGCATATAATTATCTGACTTTCCCAGGTGAATGCCGTGATGGCTGCATTGTTCACTAGCGAggtcttggaaaaaaattcctcCAAAGCTGCACCAGTGAACGAGAAGAACAAGAAGATTCTAAAGGATGAAGGGGCCGTTTCTATCGATGAATGGAGCTCAGGATTAGAGGAAACCGATGACTCTTCCTTATATTTTTCACCTGACTTGGGCAACGTTCTGTTTAGCAGTGCCATCGATGGCTGGGGATTTAGGTGAGACATTTAACAAACGAGTCGTGTAACTGTAATTGGTGAAATCCAAcaagtggtctattatcaaggctgcgttctgattggtcgagctaatggtaggctatatgttatagcccactagtagcgaaaagcgcccggcatatttgtaatgttttggcggcaaaaaaggattaaagtgtAACTTTAACCAGcgcaagatgttttgtctcaatattcttttgatcaactagttggatttgactaaaacaattatcccTTTCgtcctcatggcctctgagtcaatagcctaTTAGGCCTTCAGCCTCATGGgatattgactcagagcccattcgccCTCGAAAATTACCTTCATATGTTTGAACCGCGTGGTGGAACGCCAAGGTGAAGGGCAATTTAAGAGCGCTACTTATGCATTGGCGAAGTGAAGGCCATTCACACCTGAACTTTGCCTCTGTCTTAGCAAATAGAGCGCACAACTGCGGTGATGACATAACCTTTGTGTTTCATAACGCGAATCAGACATGCAGTATGAATTTTAAACTTAGTTGAATACCCGCCACGTATTTTAATCTCGTTGTAGAACAATTGCATCATTGTTTTTTGACTCATTCTTTGAAAGGTTAGGGTCAGGTTTAGATGAAGTGACAGGATTTCCAGCAGTTACTCCGAGttgtatataattatatatataatatatattctGCACTGCTTTCCATCTCGGGTTATCGTGGGGGTTTACCGTCATTTCGTTCCTCGATCAGGTCTTTTCCTTTCAAGCATTAGAGGTCTTTCGCTCCTTAGCTGGATAAAAGAGTTGGTGTATTAAACACATCTCTGGCGTGGAGCGAGATTACTTCGTATTTGTGAAACGAAATGACTCGATTCCACCGTGgatttttaatgcattccgcAATCATTATCGAAACGTGGCGAAATGACTTCAGTGTTAGGGAACTTCTTATGTTCTTCCTCGCCAGCATCGACGACTTCGCCAGAATGTATTCCAGTAAACTTGGCATTAATGAGGGGATTCTAAAAAAGACTCTGTGGGGCGACTATTATCTTCACGCCAAATCGAAGAGAATCCTTGGAGGAGCTCAAGCCAAAGCGAAGAAACCGCTGTTTGTTCAATTTGTGTTGGAGAATCTCTGGGCGGTTTATGATGCTCTTGTGAGGAGGTAAGTTTCACTTGCGTCGGTCGCGCGCTCCAAGagtttaagacggattccgttcaaagttcgaacaatacttgcaaaaattatttactaaaaatctactcacagcatgGTAACTTCTTGAGGGCTATGtaaaacatctaattgtaatccagttctctaagtgaccccgcgatcaaatccccaagcattctcgagaaatttaatgtcaaacttcgtaagaatgctaaaagcgagtgttattgtattttcaactaacgcgaaacgtcgtTTTTAACAGAAAtgtggataacttcaagttcaattttctctcgcgggtcagcttgagagcttaaatctcgatagcatcttcttacctttattcaaaatattaccgtgctaagagggttttttggcaacttaatttttgccattattgctctaATGTTGAGCGGAAATCATCTCAAATGCTTCTCCAGCTCCACCCTTTTGTGACTGGTTGGCCAGGTTATTGGTCCTGTGAGCGTGCGTAAAAACGCGAATAGATTGATGAGAAGCCGAGGTAACTTGTCTCAACAGCGTTTGAAGTTCTTGTGCACGTCTTAGTTATCTAAGCTCcctatgaagaaaaaaaaaagactgaagTGGCGCTTTTCCTTCTTACAGGGACAAAATCAAAACGGATCAGATTGTGAAATCTTTGAATTTGAAGATATCCGCTAGAGATAGCAGACACACTGATGGCCGAGTCCATCTTAAAGCTTTGTTTGATCAATGGCTTCCCTTGTCCGCCTCTTTGCTGTCCATGGTCGTTGACAAACTTCCGAGTCCGATGGAAATTCACAGCGAGCGAGTGGAAAAGCTGATGTGTAGCGGCCTAAGAACATTCGACTCATTGCCTGACAAGACACAAAGCTTGAAGCAAGGTGTGTCTCGAATGGACCAACGTAAAGTAATCAATGAGCGCTTTTCAAGAGCAGGGTTGGGTCAGTGCTGGCGCAGTGCTGGCGCAGTGCTGGCGCAGTGCTGGCGCAGTGCTTGGAGCGCTCGCCTTCCACTAATGTGTTCCGTGTTCGATTCCCGCTCTCGGcatcatatgtgggttgagtttgttggttctctacccTGCCTTAAGAAGATTTTCTCAGGGTACTCCGGGTACTTTCCCCTtgccaacatttgatttgacttgatttgatttgatttcacTTGTTGCTACTTctattttgttgctttctgtGATGTTGTTTCGATGaagttgttttgcttttctcgTAGATTTTCTTGCCTGCTCTTCCGCCGATGATGCGCCTGTCATTGTGTTTGTTTCGAAAATGTTTGCCGTTGAAGATAGTGTCCTTccaaaacacagaaaaaggTAGAGTTTGTTGTAAATTAACGTAAATTTTATGGCTGCGTAGTTCTACAAGGAAGAAAACTGGTTCACGATTAATGATCCTTCTTGACAGAGCACATGTGGACTTCTTATTTTTCAGGCCTCTAACGCAAGAGGAAATTGCGGCGCGACGGGAGCAAGCCCGACAAAGGCACGCTGAGATGTTGGCAAGCAATTCCCAGCTTGAAAATGGAACCCCTCTCATCCTTGAACCTGCTGCAAGagagaaaaacgaaaatgaaaactgcgaaaaacaagaaaagctaACCAAGGATAAGGACATTCCTAAGAACCACGTGCTGGCGTTCGCACGAGTCTACAGCGGAAGCATAAAGAAGGGTCAGCAGCTATACGTTCTGGGACCTAAACATGACCCACGAGAGACCCCCTGTCAAAACATGGCCCCGTCGGATGCCCAAGATCCATCGCTTTCGAATAGGTAATCCATTTTATCGCCATCTTCGGCCTTGAATACATTGGGTTGTTTTTGTATCTCGCTGTTTCTCTCTAGCAGTGTTAAAGATGGCATAAGCGAGGGTCTATCCGCAGCCAAATCAGTGGACAGAGGTACAAACCAGCACGTGGCAGCTTTCACTGTGCAAGATCTCTACTTACTGATGGGTCGAGAACTCGAGAGCCTCGATTCCGTGCCTGCCGGGAATGTCCTGGGGATAGGTGGTCTGGACAGTCACGTACTCAAGTCTGCGACAATCTCCAGTACTGTCACGTGTCCTCCCTTCACTGCGCTTCCAATGGAGGCTCGACCAATCGTCCGTGTGGCTGTGGAGCCAGTCCACCCGGCCGATATGCCTTCGCTGGCCAGGGGACTGAGGCTGCTGAATCAGGCCGATCCTTGTGTGGAGACGTTTGTGCAAGAAACTGGTAAGTTCTTCGATGAGGTCGAGGTAAGATGTGATCAAGAATGCGTACAATGCGGAGATGAACTTGAGCATTTTACGTCCTATTGCACTACTACGCAACCTAGGTAGGTTGTGATAGCTTTTGGTGGTACTTATCCAatgaatagtgatttatctgctTGATAGTATTATTGAAtctttgaacaacttgaaGTTGTCTCAAATTTCGGCGACAACTTAGAGAGCGGGGGAAAATACCTGCGTGGCGCGAAACTTGGAGACTCGCTCCCCTCGCATCGCTTGTCCTTCGAGTCTCTCTCGCGCGCGTATGTTTCTTGCGTTTTCGTCTGTCTCTCGCCGAAATTAGGGACTACTCGCCGTCTACGTCCAAGCAGGAGCAATACTCTGTCACTTCGTCCTCCAGACACCGTGAGAATTCCCAGCCGCCTAGACCTCAGTGGTTCTTTTGCGACCTAGGAGCAGGGTTGGCGCAGTGGAgagagcacttgcctcccACCTTTGTGACCTGGATCCGATTCCCGGTCTCGgcatgtggattgagtttgttggttctctactctgcccTCAGAATTTTttcccgggtactccggttctCTCCTCTCACCacaaaccaacatttgattggatttgttgtgattcagtttgatttgtggTCTCCTCAATTAGTAAACCCAGTGTGCTCGGCTAAACCAGTGAGACTTAAATCAAGTACTTAACTGATAGCGCTCTCATGTAATTTTAGTTACCACTTATGTCTTTATTGTGCtaggtttcttttttgtgagCGTCAAGTCgtagttttcgttttgttgtagattgtttttttgtgaatgTTAACTGCATGTGTGCTTGTTCAGTAAAGTtgtattggaaaaaaaaagagacttCAATAAAGTGATGAtggtgattattattattactttaagTTTGCTGCTTTTATTGAGACTAATATTAAAGCTTCACATTACAAATATTCATCCGTTTTAGGTGAGCACGTGATTGTTGGTGCAGGCGAGGTCCATCTGCAGCGCTGCATTGATGATCTCGAGCAGCGCTTCGCTGGAATCAAGCTGAACGTATCGGCGCCTATTGTTCCGTTCAGGGAAACCATTGTACCACCACCCACTGTGGACAGAGTGAACGAGGCCATTGTGAGCGAAACCAGCACTGTGCAAACCAAACAGATTGATACCGAAGAGGGAGGG is a window from the Acropora palmata chromosome 1, jaAcrPala1.3, whole genome shotgun sequence genome containing:
- the LOC141898035 gene encoding elongation factor-like GTPase 1 isoform X2; this translates as MRTTTPQHLSELQKNPKNIRNICILAHVDHGKTTIADALVASNGIISQRLAGKLRYMDSREDEQLRGITMKSSAISLLFSKENKEFIVNLIDSPGHVDFSSEVSTAVRLCDGAIVVVDVVEGVCPQTHVVLRQAWLENIRPCLVLNKIDRLITELKYSPTEAHFHLQQTLEKVNAVMAALFTSEVLEKNSSKAAPVNEKNKKILKDEGAVSIDEWSSGLEETDDSSLYFSPDLGNVLFSSAIDGWGFSIDDFARMYSSKLGINEGILKKTLWGDYYLHAKSKRILGGAQAKAKKPLFVQFVLENLWAVYDALVRRDKIKTDQIVKSLNLKISARDSRHTDGRVHLKALFDQWLPLSASLLSMVVDKLPSPMEIHSERVEKLMCSGLRTFDSLPDKTQSLKQDFLACSSADDAPVIVFVSKMFAVEDSVLPKHRKRPLTQEEIAARREQARQRHAEMLASNSQLENGTPLILEPAAREKNENENCEKQEKLTKDKDIPKNHVLAFARVYSGSIKKGQQLYVLGPKHDPRETPCQNMAPSDAQDPSLSNSVKDGISEGLSAAKSVDRGTNQHVAAFTVQDLYLLMGRELESLDSVPAGNVLGIGGLDSHVLKSATISSTVTCPPFTALPMEARPIVRVAVEPVHPADMPSLARGLRLLNQADPCVETFVQETGEHVIVGAGEVHLQRCIDDLEQRFAGIKLNVSAPIVPFRETIVPPPTVDRVNEAIVSETSTVQTKQIDTEEGGEGNKTTLDKDKGLIEIKTANRMCTLHIRAVPLPAEVTRLLESKSDLIKVLVTVSSASTVTERRQLASEVNASTREALKTFYQDLCTAFKEAGNAWHGAADNIWAFGPRRIGSNVLLNRVPGYNRPSMWQSVGIADNVNQPPADASNRDYDNSVVSGFQLASLAGPLCEEPLMGVCFVIEKWTLLEKEMTSLVASDTGSTGLTSSGEEESGHEEKTNDENNLKDVEITEINEGADGDQDETNEVDEETSLTTQELRNDNSTNTSSRDNSPPKKLDRFGPFSGQLMSAVKEGCRRAFLLQPVRLMAAMYTCDIQATAEVLGRMYAVVAKREGRVLKEEMKEGSDVFDVTAVLPVAESFGFSEDIRKRTSGLANPQLVFSHWEVVDIDPYWVPTTEEEYTHFGEKADSDNQARKYMNSVRRRKGLYVDEKTVEHAEKQRTLKK
- the LOC141898035 gene encoding elongation factor-like GTPase 1 isoform X1, producing MRTTTPQHLSELQKNPKNIRNICILAHVDHGKTTIADALVASNGIISQRLAGKLRYMDSREDEQLRGITMKSSAISLLFSKENKEFIVNLIDSPGHVDFSSEVSTAVRLCDGAIVVVDVVEGVCPQTHVVLRQAWLENIRPCLVLNKIDRLITELKYSPTEAHFHLQQTLEKVNAVMAALFTSEVLEKNSSKAAPVNEKNKKILKDEGAVSIDEWSSGLEETDDSSLYFSPDLGNVLFSSAIDGWGFSIDDFARMYSSKLGINEGILKKTLWGDYYLHAKSKRILGGAQAKAKKPLFVQFVLENLWAVYDALVRRDKIKTDQIVKSLNLKISARDSRHTDGRVHLKALFDQWLPLSASLLSMVVDKLPSPMEIHSERVEKLMCSGLRTFDSLPDKTQSLKQDFLACSSADDAPVIVFVSKMFAVEDSVLPKHRKRPLTQEEIAARREQARQRHAEMLASNSQLENGTPLILEPAAREKNENENCEKQEKLTKDKDIPKNHVLAFARVYSGSIKKGQQLYVLGPKHDPRETPCQNMAPSDAQDPSLSNSSVKDGISEGLSAAKSVDRGTNQHVAAFTVQDLYLLMGRELESLDSVPAGNVLGIGGLDSHVLKSATISSTVTCPPFTALPMEARPIVRVAVEPVHPADMPSLARGLRLLNQADPCVETFVQETGEHVIVGAGEVHLQRCIDDLEQRFAGIKLNVSAPIVPFRETIVPPPTVDRVNEAIVSETSTVQTKQIDTEEGGEGNKTTLDKDKGLIEIKTANRMCTLHIRAVPLPAEVTRLLESKSDLIKVLVTVSSASTVTERRQLASEVNASTREALKTFYQDLCTAFKEAGNAWHGAADNIWAFGPRRIGSNVLLNRVPGYNRPSMWQSVGIADNVNQPPADASNRDYDNSVVSGFQLASLAGPLCEEPLMGVCFVIEKWTLLEKEMTSLVASDTGSTGLTSSGEEESGHEEKTNDENNLKDVEITEINEGADGDQDETNEVDEETSLTTQELRNDNSTNTSSRDNSPPKKLDRFGPFSGQLMSAVKEGCRRAFLLQPVRLMAAMYTCDIQATAEVLGRMYAVVAKREGRVLKEEMKEGSDVFDVTAVLPVAESFGFSEDIRKRTSGLANPQLVFSHWEVVDIDPYWVPTTEEEYTHFGEKADSDNQARKYMNSVRRRKGLYVDEKTVEHAEKQRTLKK